From a region of the Microcebus murinus isolate Inina chromosome 25, M.murinus_Inina_mat1.0, whole genome shotgun sequence genome:
- the TASOR2 gene encoding protein TASOR 2 isoform X1: protein MCSSLPARIYDINKEQDCAKNSVGIFGENELRPPSQPHSHLEKIKTGFISEKIFETVSLSSDSLFQRAVSLLHTSYLDSASEHGFQYSQVTLVKNDIFLNEYKAFYQQKKASNYTQEELQETYGFLLFETESQAKLVCQRGLRVGSSAITTLGDPAKGVYISKYSDYLHPRPWYHGKSGYVVIFNLIKGKVKFVSENFTANYTRPSSGYDCHVAANTNKVSDKTSHFRAFELSQYYLYEFSGSTATERPRQICPYVIVAFQYREPKKMAAPARESILELSENVLRSPWKGKLTIQGCMLCDISLWPTYGTVLPTQLPQELDFKYVIKVSSLKKRLPEAAFRKQNYLEQKVCCQGLCFNLYEVELSNRQGEKIGKLTEYIKKNQLAIIKCLEDRGVFILLTSSALISESDFGAEQMGLHGLHLFHSPPSAGVKDLKVEDDISMKVIPILPTLNCALREAKKSLPEEATHPNTSVKRHFQELCKVDRSTPLTAAAQGGIKETAFFGKLSGGFDWAPPAEKCPSESLTQLKSYFADPSGYIFEVSTALDLLAEPPQSPCVSDGVCDAGFSLVMTPDPELLDSEAEVRKETETKKKSEEILKAKKAVVVPMSRASSLRVQPKRKASMPPVVQSKKVNLCRPLPKRTAPRADNGLDSPTTLKLVKGQFPQKRKRGAEVLTAQFVQKTKLDRKSQEGPISKEVPVTTNAKRTRKQEKSPVKTVARAKPPVKKSPQKQRVNVVRGHQKPRLRKQPQPAKRETASRLPSEISSAGQEDGISINTVLPENATVAHKDLPENSIVNYDSQALNMLADLALSSATSSTPASEPRNLPCSSELPENDVLLSKENSLRGTSDHVYHRGVKSQKGGLLPKPSSDKKSNSGSDLTISKDEESLVPYSQAPAKAQSALTEEKTDPSDASQSTFVSVEHSYALHLAEHSKRHLQQRGIPGPAFAKNGTKGPEAGTPVGKVMPFRHQQSVSPLQKLPEDPLMKRKSRLMSSSLKDFLFSHTVFSCDGSFKVTFKCETEYAFSLDSKYTNNPLEKTVVRALHGPWNTNLPDNVEEVKLLLHMWVALFYSSQNKVLRSSRKVVEHSNPAKYVSINSTFDSYELNEPEDSPCVERCSADPLSEPSEASRGPAAQVAFPDPHCLLPLIKPTPTRALALSMQNEQEEIFARECHLDTPENQTFLFSCNNEVIREKAKEDSSDKLETSNLVLSGIGSTETNRPSIPGEDETLQLLDSTRVASYNGTVTQATFTATYNGISSQPVMRQKSVYSTLENKVDILHAQVQTKSGAFQDLLQHGSPISSECQPSFEGKDDSMGYVMINLEPVTFTFDKNAYVPVQTEVVNRADKPTTFNKELIKQVSPAANLRHPVSTLEMAPTRGLRDIPSLAVSGQKGTQYLCVSSAGREMLDKETCSLQKEVPLPASSPSDGAAVMEALSLVRGSGYPVPSEEMKLSQDFLLQTQSLCGISSEEVAEPTRVDVDSSSASATLEKACSLNCTVSRSGTSDSSLGLSKHARSDLNSEIANFESFNSVFIKQTSLSVDREEVSLELSEEDSDIDLTLTISPPTSPREEMPAGEMEQIQEGPSSNLEDTAEETVEPEELPLTENREVNSAGYVSVYPAVSEPVENKKTKGDNLQPVTLILSKENCTLEIAEEINVTSDFPFNSLIEEVSPASSPDAPVPVEETRPLQAVSPCALRLHGTQYAKSNGFPHFESGDVGIAEKENSFVSPTRPVGQDNLTQVQQMQFSAEMPLMLTNHPGRKGRLTLPGNVTEEVVPGECEESLSFSEKMQCCGAELLNQPALAAEYRGDFKLSLEKPVKSGNPFQPKSIENRNLDLKHLVLGSSELPFNPRKVIEKSLGIKNNLFNRDVKTHEGSYLQSKSLNPASVDVAFATQAHMHSEIPALGSSSDRAPLTHYIRPLNVEPGFQTQEISVVKMASLLKNSETEAKLYEETVDPGTVDPQSNATSSKCEQEAIHMLQDVSQCVTKELMNGGIFPMCAGSCQDTADFSDNINKEPSASFVAEPFEPPACGVSKEHVDPERSGEGLGAEAGSETLARDAEVGMNSDMHYEPLSADSDLEPLGDCGDPKLDVEDSCTFRGGHARRKDAAEDDYDSLMNSHGSDHKDWSCSNRVPGEERDLPPRHWASGLKKEDKCVPYYIQIPDLQGIPRTYTNFTITKEFKDTTRTLHRLKRHPNFTANCGLLSSWTSTWQVADDLTQNTLDLEYLRFAHKVKETVKDGDAQPPASSASVFARESPLQIALGPFPLTKTCEAPVLRPMCRSRSPLLVTVVHSDPRQGQHGRGPTPGNLDSFSPCGHGRHLSCSPRNHAASFHLNKLKYNSNSTLKESRNDISLILSEYAEFNKVMMNSSQAVFQDKELNVASGEAMGPREMYLSCPRQSASYEDMITDLCTNLHVKLKSVMKEACKSTFLFYLVETEDKSFFVRTKNILRKGGHTDIEPEHFCQAFHREDDTLIIIIRNEDIASHLHQIPSLLKLKHFPSVIFAGVDSPGDVLNHTYQELFRAGGFVISDDEILEALTLVQLKEIVKILDKLNGNGRWKWLLHYRENKKLKEDVRVDSTAHKKNIILKSYQSANIIELLHYHQCDSRSSTKADILKCLINLQIQHIDARFAVFLTDKPTISREVFENSGILVTDVNNFIENIQEVAAPFRSSYW, encoded by the exons tttttgagacagtgtcctTGAGTTCAGACTCTCTCTTCCAGAGGGCAGTTTCACTCCTCCACACTTCTTACTTGGACTCTGCATCTGAGCATGGTTTTCAGTACAGTCAAGTGACTTtggtgaaaaatgacattttcttaaatGAG TACAAAGCTTTTTACcaacaaaaaaaagcaagtaactaTACTCAGGAAGAACTTCAAGAAACTTACGGGTTTCTTCTGTTTGAAACTGAAAGTCAG GCAAAACTGGTATGTCAGCGTGGACTCCGTGTTGGCAGCAGTGCTATTACTACTCTTGGTGATCCAGCCAAAG gTGTATACATTTCCAAATACTCAGACTATCTTCATCCAAGACCATGGTATCATGGGAAATCTGGCTATGTTGTAATTTTTAATCTAATTAAG gGAAAAGTCAAGTTTGTATCTGAGAATTTCACAGCTAACTATACTAGGCCATCTTCTGGCTATGATTGCCACGTGGCTGCAAATACTAACAAGGTTTCTGACAAGACCAGTCATTTTCGTGCCTTTGAACTGAGTCAG tattACCTTTATGAATTCTCGGGCAGCACTGCTACTGAGCGGCCTAGACAGATCTGTCCATATGTGATTGTGGCTTTTCAATACAGGGAGCCCAAAAAGATGGCAGCACCAGCTCGTGAGAGCAT aCTTGAACTGAGTGAAAATG TTCTCAGATCTCCATGGAAAGGGAAATTAACTATTCAAGGCTGTATGCTATGTGATATAAGTCTATGGCCCACTTACGGTACAGTGCTCCCAACACAGCT acCACAGGAACTAGATTTTAAGTATGTAATAAAAGTGTCTTCCTTGAAAAAACGACTGCCAGAAGCTGCCTTTAGAAAACAGAATTACTTGGAACAAAAAG TCTGTTGCCAGGGTTTGTGCTTCAATCTGTATGAGGTGGAACTGTCAAACagacaaggggaaaaaataggGAAACTAacagaatacattaaaaagaacCAATTg GCAATCATCAAATGCTTAGAAGATCGGGGGGTTTTCATTTTACTTACATCATCAGCCTTAATATCAGAATCAG ATTTTGGAGCTGAGCAGATGGGTCTGCACGGGCTGCATTTGTTCCACTCGCCCCCATCAgcag GGGTGAAAGATTTGAAAGTCGAAGATGACATCTCAATGAAAGTGATACCTATTTTACCCACCCTTAATTGTGCCCTGCGAGAAGCAAAGAAATCACTTCCTGAAGAAGCAACCCATCCGAACACATCAGTAAAGCGTCATTTCCAAGAACTGTGCAAGGTGGACAGAAGCACCCCCCTGACGGCTGCTGCTCAGGGTGGCATCAAAGAGACTGCGTTCTTTGGGAAACTGTCCGGTGGCTTTGACTGGGCTCCTCCAGCTGAAAAGTGTCCTTCAGAGTCTTTAACTCAGCTGAAGTCTTATTTTGCAGATCCTAGTGGTTATATTTTTGAAGTGTCTACTGCTTTGGATTTGTTAGCAGAGCCTCCCCAGTCTCCTTGTGTTTCGGATGGCGTTTGTGATGCTGGGTTTTCTTTAGTTATGACTCCAGACCCTGAACTTCTTGACTCGGAGGCAGaagtaagaaaagaaactgagacaaaaaagaaatctgaagaaattCTGAAAGCAAAGAAGGCGGTTGTGGTTCCGATGAGTCGAGCATCAAGTCTGAGGGTGCAGCCTAAGAGAAAGGCCAGCATGCCCCCCGTGGTGCAGAGCAAAAAGGTGAACCTGTGCCGCCCCCTTCCCAAAAGAACTGCCCCCAGAGCAGACAATGGCTTGGATTCTCCAACAACTCTTAAGTTAGTTAAAGGCCAGTttcctcagaaaagaaaaagag GTGCGGAAGTGCTGACTGCACAGTTTGTACAGAAAACCAAACTGGATAGGAAAAGCCAAGAAGGTCCTATTTCTAAAGAGGTTCCAGTGACAACGAATGCTAAAAGAACAAGGAAACAAGAGAAATCTCCAGTCAAAACTGTTGCAAGGGCTAAGCCACCTGTGAAGAAATCTCCACAAAAACAGAGGGTAAACGTAGTAAGAGGCCATCAGAAGCCCAGACTCAGAAAGCAGCCACAGCCTG CCAAAAGAGAAACTGCTTCACGGCTTCCATCAGAAATTTCATCAGCTGGCCAGGAAGATGGTATTAGCATAAACACAGTTCTACCAGAAAATGCCACAGTGGCTCACAAAGATCTCCCTGAAAACTCCATTGTCAACTATGACTCCCAGGCCCTAAATATGTTAGCTGATCTAGCGTTAAGCTCTGCTACCTCTTCTACACCAGCATCTGAGCCCAGAAACCTTCCCTGCTCCTCTGAATTGCCAGAAAATGATGTTTTGCTCTCTAAAGAAAATTCTTTGCGAGGTACATCTGACCATGTATATCATAGGGGCGTTAAAAGTCAAAAAGGAGGATTATTACCTAAACCATCCTCGGATAAGAAGAGTAATTCTGGGTCAGACTTAACTATTAGCAAAGACGAAGAGAGCTTGGTTCCTTATAGCCAGGCCCCTGCCAAAGCCCAGTCAGCACTTACTGAGGAAAAAACAGACCCCTCAGATGCAAGCCAAAGCACTTTTGTCTCTGTGGAACACTCATATGCCCTGCACCTTGCAGAACATTCAAAGAGACATCTACAGCAGAGAGGGATCCCAGGCCCTGCCTTTGCCAAGAATGGGACAAAAGGCCCTGAAGCAGGGACCCCGGTGGGGAAAGTCATGCCGTTCCGGCATCAGCAGAGCGTCTCCCCTCTGCAGAAGCTTCCTGAAGATCCGCTGATGAAGCGCAAAAGCCGACTGATGTCTTCTAGcctgaaagattttcttttctctcacacCGTGTTTAGCTGTGATGGCTCCTTCAAGGTCACTTTCAAATGTGAAACAGAATATGCATTCAGCTTAGATAGCAAATACACCAACAACCCACTAGAGAAAACCGTAGTAAGAGCGTTACATGG GCCCTGGAACACCAACTTGCCTGACAATGTGGAAGAAGTGAAGCTTTTACTTCATATGTGGGTAGCTCTGTTTTACAGCAGTCAGAACAAGGTCCTACGATCATCCCGAAAAGTGGTGGAACACAGCAACCCTGCAAAATACGTGTCTATAAACAGCACGTTCGACTCTTATGAGCTCAACGAACCAGAGGATTCCCCTTGTGTGGAGAGATGTTCTGCAGACCCTCTGTCAGAGCCTAGCGAAGCTTCCAGGGGTCCTGCTGCCCAAGTGGCCTTCCCCGACCCACACTGCCTGCTTCCTCTCATCAAGCCAACACCCACCAGGGCCTTGGCACTCTCCATGCAGAACGAACAGGAAGAAATTTTTGCAAGAGAGTGTCATCTCGATACCCCGGAAAACCAgactttcctcttttcttgtaATAATGAG GTAATTAGGGAAAAAGCTAAAGAAGACTCATCAGATAAACTAGAGACTTCTAATCTTGTGCTTTCTGGTATTGGAAGTACTGAAACTAACAGACcttctattcctggtgaagatgaaACCCTTCAGCTGTTAGACAGCACAAGGGTGGCTTCTTACAATGGTACTGTCACTCAAGCCACATTCACTGCGACTTACAATGGGATCAGCAGCCAGCCGGTTATGCGTCAGAAGTCTGTGTACAGCACCCTTGAAAACAAAGTTGATATTCTTCATGCACAAGTACAGACAAAATCAGGTGCTTTTCAGGACCTTCTCCAGCATGGCAGCCCCATAAGCAGTGAGTGCCAGCCTTCCTTTGAAGGGAAGGATGACAGTATGGGGTACGTAATGATTAATCTGGAACCCGTTACTTTCACTTTTGACAAAAATGCCTATGTACCGGTACAGACAGAAGTAGTAAATAGAGCTGATAAACCTACCACCTTTAATAAGGAGTTGATTAAACAAGTCTCACCTGCTGCAAATCTTAGACATCCTGTATCCACATTGGAAATGGCACCGACACGAGGTCTCAGGGACATTCCATCTCTAGCAGTATCAGGACAGAAGGGCACTCAGTACCTTTGTGTCTCCTCAGCAGGTCGAGAGATGCTTGATAAAGAAACGTGTTCCTTACAGAAAGAGGTGCCTCTTCCAGCCTCATCGCCCTCGGACGGTGCAGCGGTGATGGAGGCGTTATCGTTAGTTAGAGGCTCTGGTTATCCGGTACCCAGTGAAGAAATGAAGCTCTCTCAAGACTTCCTTCTGCAGACTCAGAGTCTCTGTGGCATATCTTCAGAAGAGGTGGCGGAGCCGACGCGGGTTGACGTAGACTCATCGTCAGCCTCCGCCACCTTGGAAAAGGCGTGTTCACTTAATTGCACTGTGTCAAGAAGTGGGACATCAGACAGCTCTTTAGGACTAAGCAAGCATGCCAGGAGTGATCTAAACAGTGAAATTGCGAATTTTGAGTCATTTAACTCAGTATTTATCAAACAAACCAGCCTGTCTGTGGATAGAGAGGAGGTCAGCCTAGAGTTATCAGAGGAAGATTCCGATATCGACTTGACTCTGACAATATCACCACCTACAAGTCCCAGAGAAGAAATGCCAGCTGGTGAGATGGAGCAAATTCAGGAGGGCCCATCATCAAATTTAGAGGATACAGCTGAAGAAACAGTTGAGCCAGAAGAGCTGCCTCTCACAGAAAACAGAGAAGTGAACTCAGCTGGTTATGTGTCTGTGTATCCTGCAGTATCAGAACCAGTtgaaaataagaagacaaaagGTGATAATTTGCAACCAGTTACTTTAATACTTTCTAAGGAAAACTGCACACTTGAGATTGCAGAGGAAATTAACGTGACTTCTGACTTTCCCTTTAATTCTCTAATTGAGGAAGTGTCACCAGCTTCCAGTCCTGACGCCCCTGTACCAGTTGAAGAGACGAGACCACTTCAGGCTGTGTCTCCATGTGCTTTAAGACTTCATGGTACACAGTATGCAAAGAGTAATGGATTCCCCCATTTTGAGTCGGGAGATGTAGGcatagcagaaaaagaaaactcttttgtCAGTCCTACCCGTCCAGTGGGACAAGATAACTTAACTCAGGTACAACAAATGCAGTTCTCTGCTGAAATGCCTCTAATGTTAACTAACCATCCAGGAAGAAAAGGTAGACTAACCCTTCCTGGTAATGTAACTGAGGAAGTCGTCCCAGGTGAGTGTGAGGAGAGTTTATCTTTCTCAGAAAAGATGCAGTGCTGTGGTGCAGAGTTATTAAACCAACCTGCCTTAGCTGCTGAATACAGAGGTGACTTCAAACTGTCTCTCGAAAAACCGGTGAAATCGGGAAATCCGTTCCAGCCAAAAAGTATAGAGAACAGAAATTTGGACTTAAAACATCTTGTCTTGGGGTCCAGTGAACTTCCATTTAATCCTAGAAAGGTTATTGAAAAGTCTTTGGGCATTAAAAACAATCTCTTTAACAGGGATGTGAAAACACACGAAGGCAGTTACCTGCAGAGTAAGTCCTTGAACCCCGCCTCAGTCGATGTAGCTTTCGctacacaggcacacatgcactCAGAGATCCCAGCACTTGGTTCTTCCTCAGATCGTGCTCCATTGACCCATTATATAAGACCACTGAATGTAGAGCCAGGGTTTCAAACCCAGGAAATATCAGTAGTCAAAATGGCCAGTTTGCTTAAGAACAGTGAAACTGAAGCAAAGTTATATGAAGAAACCGTAGATCCAGGCACCGTTGACCCTCAATCGAACGCCACATCTTCAAAATGCGAACAAGAAGCAATCCACATGTTGCAGGATGTGTCACAGTGTGTAACAAAGGAGCTGATGAATGGTGGCATTTTCCCCATGTGTGCTGGTTCTTGCCAAGATACAGCAGACTTCAGTGACAATATTAATAAAGAGCCTTCTGCTTCCTTTGTTGCAGAGCCCTTTGAGCCTCCTGCTTGTGGAGTCTCTAAAGAGCACGTGGACCCTGAGAGGTCTGGTGAGGGGCTCGGGGCTGAGGCTGGGTCTGAAACCCTGGCCAGGGACGCAGAGGTCGGCATGAATTCAGACATGCATTATGAACCACTTTCTGCAGACTCTGATCTAGAACCTCTTGGTGACTGTGGAGATCCCAAATTAGACGTGGAAGACTCTTGCACCTTTAGAGGCGGTCACGCCAGGAGAAAAGATGCTGCCGAAGATGACTATGACTCTCTGATGAACTCTCATGGTAGTGATCACAAAGACTGGAGCTGCTCTAACCGGGTTCCAGGTGAGGAGAGGGACCTTCCTCCCAGGCACTGGGCCAGTGGATTAAAGAAGGAAGATAAGTGCGTGCCCTATTATATCCAAATCCCGGATCTCCAAGGAATCCCCAGAACTTACACCAACTTTACTATAACGAAAGAGTTCAAAGATACCACAAGAACTTTACACCGCCTGAAGAGGCACCCGAATTTCACTGCAAACTGTGGCCTGCTCAGCTCCTGGACAAGCACTTGGCAGGTGGCAGACGACCTAACCCAGAACACGTTAGACCTGGAGTACCTGCGTTTTGCACACAAGGTAAAAGAAACTGTGAAGGACGGGGACGCgcagcctcctgcctcctccgCTAGCGTCTTTGCAAGGGAGTCACCTCTGCAAATCGCCCTTGGACCCTTCCCCTTGACAAAAACGTGTGAGGCCCCCGTCCTGCGCCCTATGTGCAGGAGCAGAAGCCCCCTTCTGGTGACAGTTGTGCACTCAGACCCCAGACAGGGTCAGCATGGGAGAGGCCCCACGCCTGGCAATCTGGACAGCTTTTCCCCTTGTGGCCACGGTAGACATCTTTCCTGTTCTCCAAGAAACCACGCTGCCTCGTTCCACCTCAACAAACTGAAGTACAACAGCAACAGTACTTTGAAAGAATCTCGAAATGATATTTCACTTATTCTCAGTGAATATGCTGAGTTCAACAAGGTGATGATGAATAGCAGCCAGGCAGTCTTCCAAGATAAAGAATTAAACGTGGCTTCTGGAGAAGCCATGGGGCCTCGAGAGATGTATCTGTCTTGCCCGAGACAGTCGGCCTCCTACGAAGACATGATCACAGACCTGTGCACCAACCTGCACGTCAAACTGAAAAGTGTCATGAAAGAGGCTTGTAAAAGCACCTTCCTGTTCTACCTTGTTGAAACAGAAGACAAATCATTCTTTGTAAGAACAAAG AACATTCTGAGGAAGGGGGGCCATACAGACATCGAACCTGAGCACTTCTGTCAAGCTTTTCACAGAGAGGATGACACACTAATAATCATCATCAGAAATGAAGATATAGCATCACATTTGCATCAA ATTCCGTCGTTGCTGAAGCTGAAGCATTTCCCCAGCGTCATCTTTGCTGGCGTCGACAGCCCCGGCGACGTTCTCAATCACACCTACCAAGAGCTGTTCCGTGCGGGAGGCTTTGTGATATCAGACGACGAGATACTAGAAGCCCTAACCTTAG TTCAGCTGAAGGAAATTGTGAAAATCCTGGACAAACTAAACGGAAATGGAAGATGGAAGTGGTTGCTTCACTACAGGGAAAACAAAAAGCTGAAGGAAGATGTGCG